Below is a genomic region from Candidatus Poribacteria bacterium.
ACTGCTTTGCGGCAGCGGGTAATGCTTCCGTCGCGTTTTCTGGGTTCACCGGATAGCCGGGACGCACACACAGATCGGCACCGCTCACGCCGACCGATTGCAACGCCGTGATAATATCTGGAATTTCTAAACCTTCCAGATGTTTCGTGAACATAATAAATTGCATTTTTTAATCTATGGACTCCTGCTCTGCCCTCCAAATGTAAAGCAAAGACAAATTATGCCATTTAAGGCATAATTTCATTACGGGCAGGTTTTCGGTTACATCGAGAACAATTAAGGAACTGAACAGTCTTTTAAAGATTTAATCCACACTTTTTCACCGGATTACGGCACATCGAAACAGGGCTATTCCTTACCAATCGACAACGGAGCCGTCATCCGGATGGTACGTCACAGGATTCTCCCAATCGTGGTCAATCTTGTCTTCGAGGGCGTCTTCATCGAGTTCGATGCCGAGTCCAGGACCCGTGGGCAATTCAACGAACCCATCTTTGAAGACAAAGGGGTTCTTGAGATATCCTTCACCGAGGGTCGTGTGCTCCTGCATCAAAAAGTTCGGGATCGAGGCATCTAACTGAATGCACGCCGCTAAGGAGATGGGACCGAGAGGATTGTGCGGGGCGATACCGCCGTAGTAGGCTTCCGCCATACCGGCGATGATGCGTACCTCGTTGATACCCCCGGCGTGACAGAGGTCGGGTTGGAGAATAGATGCTGCCTGTTTCTCTAAAATTTCACGGAACCCCCACTTTGTAAACACACGTTCACCTGTCGCGATTGGAATGTGCGTACTCCGCGCGATTTCGGCGAGGGTATCCACATTCTGGCACTGAATCGGCTCTTCAATGAACATCGGTTGGTAGGGTTCTAACGCTTTAATCAGAACTTTTGCGGTTTGTGGGCTGATTGCGCCGTGGAAGTCAATC
It encodes:
- the dgoD gene encoding galactonate dehydratase yields the protein MKITKLETFLVQPRWLFLKIHTDEGLVGLGEPILEGRAKTCAQAVEELAPYLIGQDPRRVVHHWQAMYRHAFYRGGPILTSALSGVEQALWDLAGKSLGVPVYQLFGGPTRDRIRLYKGGGDPDGIKEWIDKGFTAFKTGPAGGRPARIIENKAFIDRAVDHFAALREAAGTEVDLAIDFHGAISPQTAKVLIKALEPYQPMFIEEPIQCQNVDTLAEIARSTHIPIATGERVFTKWGFREILEKQAASILQPDLCHAGGINEVRIIAGMAEAYYGGIAPHNPLGPISLAACIQLDASIPNFLMQEHTTLGEGYLKNPFVFKDGFVELPTGPGLGIELDEDALEDKIDHDWENPVTYHPDDGSVVDW